In Alteracholeplasma palmae J233, a single genomic region encodes these proteins:
- the fabF gene encoding beta-ketoacyl-ACP synthase II, whose product MERKRVVITGMGALTPVGHNVEETFTNLVNGVNGIDFIKSFDTTKFKAKLAGELKNFNLEDYFDKREIKRADRVMLLGTIAAVQAYKNAGLTENDYDPYRFGTYVSSGIGGLTTISDEIKKVTEKNDPTRLSPFFIPNSIANMTAGMISIKLGLKGPSLPIITACSASTNAIGEAFRSIQHGYLDLALAGGAEASINEVGIGGFLSLRALGTSEDVNRASIPFDEERSGFIMGEGSGIVILESYEHALKRNAKIYGEVVGYGTTSDAFHMTAPDETASGITKAIEFAILDAGIKKEEIGYINAHGTSTYLNDKLETQGFKQALKEHAYNVNISSTKSMTGHMLGATGAVESIVCLKSLEQGIIPPTINYKVKALECDLNYTPNQSVKKDIKYAMNTNLGFGGHNAVLIFKKWEEN is encoded by the coding sequence ATGGAAAGAAAAAGAGTAGTTATTACAGGAATGGGTGCTTTAACCCCTGTAGGGCATAATGTAGAAGAAACATTTACTAACTTAGTCAATGGTGTTAATGGAATTGATTTTATTAAGTCTTTTGACACGACTAAATTTAAAGCTAAACTTGCAGGAGAACTTAAAAATTTTAACTTAGAAGATTACTTTGACAAAAGAGAAATCAAAAGAGCTGATAGGGTTATGTTATTAGGAACGATTGCGGCAGTTCAAGCTTATAAAAATGCAGGTCTAACAGAAAATGATTACGATCCATATCGCTTTGGGACTTATGTAAGTAGTGGTATTGGTGGTCTAACAACAATTTCAGATGAAATTAAAAAAGTAACTGAAAAAAATGATCCTACAAGATTATCACCTTTCTTTATACCTAATTCGATTGCTAACATGACAGCTGGAATGATATCTATTAAATTAGGACTTAAAGGACCAAGTTTGCCAATTATTACTGCATGTAGTGCTTCTACGAATGCAATCGGTGAAGCATTTAGAAGTATTCAACATGGTTATTTAGATCTTGCTTTAGCAGGTGGAGCCGAAGCTTCTATTAATGAAGTTGGGATTGGAGGCTTTCTATCTTTAAGAGCCCTTGGTACATCAGAAGATGTGAATAGAGCTTCTATCCCATTTGATGAAGAACGTAGCGGATTTATCATGGGAGAAGGTTCAGGTATTGTAATATTAGAATCCTATGAACATGCCTTAAAAAGAAATGCTAAAATTTATGGTGAAGTTGTTGGTTATGGCACAACGTCTGATGCTTTTCATATGACTGCACCAGATGAAACAGCATCTGGTATTACAAAGGCAATTGAGTTTGCTATTTTAGATGCAGGTATTAAAAAAGAAGAAATTGGATATATTAATGCTCATGGAACCTCAACATATCTAAATGATAAACTTGAAACACAAGGCTTTAAACAAGCTTTAAAAGAACATGCATACAATGTTAATATAAGCTCTACTAAATCTATGACAGGTCATATGCTAGGGGCAACCGGAGCAGTTGAGTCAATTGTATGTCTAAAAAGTTTAGAACAAGGGATAATTCCACCAACAATCAACTATAAAGTTAAAGCTTTAGAGTGTGATCTAAACTACACCCCTAACCAAAGTGTAAAAAAAGATATTAAATATGCAATGAATACAAATCTTGGGTTTGGTGGACACAATGCAGTTTTAATTTTTAAAAAATGGGAGGAAAACTAA
- the fabG gene encoding 3-oxoacyl-[acyl-carrier-protein] reductase, which yields MSDKKVALITGGTTGIGKAIAHKLAISGYDIALNYYVGDEQAASVVKELEAFNVRVIAIKADVSKYQEVEQMVKEVVTKLGNLNIVVNNAGITDDALILRMQEEQFDRVISTNLKGVWNVCRHVSKVLLKSGYGRIINISSVTGIMGNAGQSNYSAAKAGVIGITKTLARELASRSVTVNAVAPGFIQTQMTDKLPETIINNVLEQIPLKKLGHAEDIANAVAFLASPDASYITGQVISIDGGLAM from the coding sequence ATGAGTGATAAAAAAGTTGCGTTAATAACAGGTGGTACAACTGGAATTGGAAAAGCTATTGCCCACAAATTAGCAATATCTGGTTATGATATAGCACTTAACTATTATGTAGGCGATGAACAAGCAGCATCCGTAGTTAAAGAACTAGAAGCATTTAATGTTAGAGTGATAGCAATAAAAGCAGATGTAAGTAAATATCAAGAAGTAGAACAAATGGTAAAAGAGGTTGTTACAAAACTAGGAAATCTAAATATTGTAGTCAATAATGCTGGAATCACAGATGATGCATTAATACTACGTATGCAAGAAGAACAATTTGATAGAGTTATCTCAACTAACTTAAAAGGTGTTTGGAATGTTTGTAGACATGTATCAAAGGTTTTACTAAAATCAGGATATGGAAGAATTATCAATATTTCTTCTGTAACAGGCATTATGGGTAATGCAGGACAATCTAACTACAGTGCGGCAAAAGCTGGTGTCATAGGAATTACAAAAACTTTGGCAAGAGAATTAGCATCAAGAAGTGTTACAGTTAATGCGGTTGCTCCAGGATTTATCCAAACTCAAATGACAGACAAACTACCTGAGACAATTATTAATAACGTATTAGAACAAATCCCTTTGAAAAAATTAGGACATGCTGAAGATATTGCTAATGCAGTAGCCTTTTTAGCTAGTCCAGATGCTTCATATATTACAGGACAAGTCATCAGCATTGATGGCGGATTAGCGATGTAG
- the fabD gene encoding ACP S-malonyltransferase, whose product MKKAIVFSGQGSQFTNMGKEFLTSHMVEIANKVLGYDVLEILENKNNELNDTYYTQPMIALVSIAIYDKCKAYIDADAFLGFSLGEYVALYASGIYDFETILKIVKKRSELMQKASVGNKGKMAAVINLDETIIKNICDSISEQLNEVLVIANYNSKNQIVISGTYDAIELASQKLKEAGAKRVITLNVSGAFHSPLMKQAGKELKEYLSRIPQITTTKSVYLNTTAMPLNQNELLERLEEQIQSPVYFYQSIEQMIKDGYTHFIEMGPGTVLSQLIKKNYPEVMVNNIEKIEDFINLRG is encoded by the coding sequence ATGAAAAAGGCTATTGTTTTTTCTGGTCAAGGAAGTCAATTTACTAATATGGGAAAAGAATTTTTAACATCTCATATGGTAGAAATAGCTAATAAGGTTTTAGGATATGATGTTTTAGAGATTCTAGAAAATAAAAATAATGAACTCAATGATACCTATTACACACAACCAATGATTGCCTTAGTGAGTATTGCAATTTATGATAAATGTAAAGCATATATAGATGCTGATGCTTTTTTAGGATTTAGTTTAGGTGAATATGTTGCTTTATATGCATCAGGTATTTATGATTTTGAAACTATTTTAAAAATTGTTAAAAAAAGATCAGAACTTATGCAAAAAGCTTCAGTAGGAAATAAAGGAAAAATGGCAGCTGTCATCAATTTGGATGAAACTATTATTAAAAATATTTGTGATTCCATATCAGAACAATTAAATGAAGTATTAGTAATTGCAAATTATAATTCAAAAAACCAAATAGTGATTAGTGGAACTTATGATGCAATTGAATTAGCCTCACAAAAGTTAAAAGAAGCAGGAGCGAAAAGAGTCATTACACTTAATGTATCAGGTGCTTTCCATTCTCCACTTATGAAACAAGCAGGTAAAGAGTTGAAAGAATATTTAAGCAGAATACCGCAAATAACTACGACAAAAAGTGTCTATCTTAATACAACTGCTATGCCTTTAAATCAAAATGAATTACTTGAAAGATTAGAAGAACAAATTCAAAGTCCAGTATATTTTTATCAAAGCATAGAACAAATGATTAAAGATGGATACACACATTTCATTGAAATGGGACCTGGAACAGTTTTAAGTCAATTAATAAAGAAAAATTATCCAGAAGTGATGGTTAACAATATAGAAAAAATCGAAGATTTTATAAATTTGAGAGGATGA
- a CDS encoding nitronate monooxygenase, translating into MKNIAELLNIKYPVIQGGMANIATAQLASAVSNAGGLGLIGSGGNDVNWVREEIRKCKQLTSKPFGVNIMLMSPHAKDIAQMVIEEGVKIITTGAGSPGIYMEAWKNAGMIVIPVVPSVALAVRMQRAGADAVVAEGTEAGGHIGELTTMALIPQVADAVTIPVIAAGGIADKRGVLAAFALGAKGVQLGTVLLATEECPVHLNYKLKVVAARDTETVVTGRNTGAPVRVLKNKMAVEYLKMTHEGASLEELETKTLGSLRKAVFEGDVDNGSFMAGQISGLVKEIKPVKQVLEELFEGVNKYQKELQVL; encoded by the coding sequence ATGAAAAATATAGCAGAATTACTTAATATTAAATATCCAGTTATTCAAGGTGGAATGGCAAATATTGCTACTGCACAATTGGCTTCAGCTGTTTCTAATGCAGGTGGACTAGGTTTAATAGGTTCAGGAGGAAATGATGTTAATTGGGTAAGAGAAGAAATTAGAAAATGTAAACAATTAACATCAAAACCTTTTGGAGTAAATATCATGCTCATGAGTCCACATGCTAAAGATATTGCTCAAATGGTAATTGAAGAAGGCGTTAAAATTATTACAACAGGTGCAGGTAGTCCAGGTATTTATATGGAAGCATGGAAAAATGCAGGAATGATAGTAATTCCAGTTGTTCCATCAGTAGCCCTTGCAGTTAGAATGCAAAGAGCTGGTGCTGATGCAGTTGTTGCAGAAGGAACTGAAGCAGGCGGACACATTGGAGAATTAACGACGATGGCTTTAATTCCACAAGTAGCTGATGCAGTTACTATACCAGTGATAGCTGCTGGTGGTATTGCAGATAAAAGAGGCGTATTGGCTGCTTTTGCACTAGGAGCTAAAGGTGTTCAATTAGGAACAGTTTTACTTGCAACAGAAGAATGCCCAGTACATTTAAACTATAAACTAAAAGTAGTAGCCGCAAGAGATACTGAAACAGTTGTTACAGGAAGAAACACAGGAGCGCCTGTTAGAGTATTAAAAAATAAAATGGCCGTAGAATACTTAAAGATGACTCACGAAGGGGCTAGCTTAGAAGAACTTGAAACTAAAACCTTAGGGTCTTTAAGAAAGGCAGTTTTTGAAGGCGATGTTGATAATGGTTCATTTATGGCTGGACAAATTTCAGGATTAGTAAAAGAAATTAAACCAGTTAAACAAGTATTAGAAGAATTATTTGAAGGTGTTAATAAATACCAAAAGGAACTTCAAGTACTATGA